In Triticum aestivum cultivar Chinese Spring chromosome 5B, IWGSC CS RefSeq v2.1, whole genome shotgun sequence, the following proteins share a genomic window:
- the LOC123112492 gene encoding uncharacterized protein isoform X2 yields the protein MTDRGDGPIGSLPEHLLVEILARLPTHEWVQISCVSKHWASMFRGEYLWQTAIARKWPSAGFRKRWPGPIPRGSARRFQALYVSENLVPSGGEIDELVGHTYLYLKEQLERVAVPPSSILHGTIIDQFIACGRTGEKAHELASNIWIAVIDNLEENQQTFMLLKHLAQEGDFFLPFPYSRSYKVLWRVFDKLFTDFRDCFNGADYHEALAGAKSRFQPVPSSWLGH from the exons ATGACGGACAGAGGTGATGGACCAATTGGTAGTCTCCCTGAACATCTCCTTGTAGAAATATTGGCTCGGTTACCAACCCACGAGTGGGTTCAAATATCATGTGTCAGCAAGCATTGGGCAAGCATGTTCCGAGGAGAATACTTGTGGCAAACCGCTATTGCAAGGAAATGGCCATCAGCTGGTTTCCGGAAACGCTGGCCTGGGCCAATTCCCAGAGGCTCTGCTAGGAG ATTCCAAGCACTTTATGTCAGCGAAAACCTTGTACCATCTGGTGGGGAGATTGACGAGCTTGTTGGTCACACATATCTCTATCTAAAAGAACAACTTGAGCGTGTTGCCGTTCCTCCATCCAGCATACTTCATGGCACCATCATTG ATCAGTTCATTGCTTGTGGTAGGACAGGAGAGAAGGCCCATGAACTTGCTTCGAATATATGGATTGCAGTCATTGACAATTTGGAAGAAAACCAGCAGACGTTCATGCTGTTAAAACACCTAGCGCAAGAAGGAGAT TTTTTCCTTCCATTTCCATATTCGAGGTCGTATAAAGTACTGTGGAGGGTGTTTGACAAGCTGTTCACCGACTTCCGTGACTGTTTCAACGGGGCAGATTACCATGAGGCGCTAGCAGGTGCCAAGTCTAGGTTTCAGCCAGTACCTTCTTCATGGCTTGGACATTAG
- the LOC123112492 gene encoding uncharacterized protein isoform X1 produces the protein MTDRGDGPIGSLPEHLLVEILARLPTHEWVQISCVSKHWASMFRGEYLWQTAIARKWPSAGFRKRWPGPIPRGSARRRFQALYVSENLVPSGGEIDELVGHTYLYLKEQLERVAVPPSSILHGTIIDQFIACGRTGEKAHELASNIWIAVIDNLEENQQTFMLLKHLAQEGDFFLPFPYSRSYKVLWRVFDKLFTDFRDCFNGADYHEALAGAKSRFQPVPSSWLGH, from the exons ATGACGGACAGAGGTGATGGACCAATTGGTAGTCTCCCTGAACATCTCCTTGTAGAAATATTGGCTCGGTTACCAACCCACGAGTGGGTTCAAATATCATGTGTCAGCAAGCATTGGGCAAGCATGTTCCGAGGAGAATACTTGTGGCAAACCGCTATTGCAAGGAAATGGCCATCAGCTGGTTTCCGGAAACGCTGGCCTGGGCCAATTCCCAGAGGCTCTGCTAGGAG AAGATTCCAAGCACTTTATGTCAGCGAAAACCTTGTACCATCTGGTGGGGAGATTGACGAGCTTGTTGGTCACACATATCTCTATCTAAAAGAACAACTTGAGCGTGTTGCCGTTCCTCCATCCAGCATACTTCATGGCACCATCATTG ATCAGTTCATTGCTTGTGGTAGGACAGGAGAGAAGGCCCATGAACTTGCTTCGAATATATGGATTGCAGTCATTGACAATTTGGAAGAAAACCAGCAGACGTTCATGCTGTTAAAACACCTAGCGCAAGAAGGAGAT TTTTTCCTTCCATTTCCATATTCGAGGTCGTATAAAGTACTGTGGAGGGTGTTTGACAAGCTGTTCACCGACTTCCGTGACTGTTTCAACGGGGCAGATTACCATGAGGCGCTAGCAGGTGCCAAGTCTAGGTTTCAGCCAGTACCTTCTTCATGGCTTGGACATTAG